Proteins encoded together in one Diabrotica undecimpunctata isolate CICGRU chromosome 3, icDiaUnde3, whole genome shotgun sequence window:
- the LOC140436255 gene encoding uncharacterized protein, whose product MATVPCQLVILTEDPVHFPIETAFLIIKELFVYGVKEVSLKGSKIFVSLSYTPNSKSLKKKFGNLPVRYMRTKVKTEQEFQILENVVKRYRFNLLDDELEEFERHQQVQKQLGLKRPLYIQEAPDEALASTSSKKQRTVPPSTIVHIEEECDENDLNIDHFLSQRT is encoded by the exons ATGGCAACAGTACCCTGTCAGTTGGTAATTTTAACTGAAGATCCGGTTCATTTTCCTATTGAAACGGCTTTCCTTATTATAAAGGAATTGTTTGT ATATGGTGTCAAAGAGGTGTCTCTTAAGGGAAGTAAAATATTTGTGAGTCTCAGCTATACACCCAATAGCAAAAGTCTTAAAAAGAAATTTGGGAATCTTCCGGTTCGGTATATGAGGACCAAAGTAAAGACAGAGCAAGAATTCCAAATTTTAGAGAATGTCGTAAAACGATACAGATTTAACTTGTTGGACGATGAATTGGAAGAGTTTGAGCGACATCAACAAGTCCAAAAGCAACTTGGGTTGAAGAGACCACTATACATACAAGAGGCACCGGATGAGGCTCTTGCCTCAACATCAAGCAAGAAGCAAAGAACGGTTCCTCCAAGTACAATAGTACATATAGAAGAAGAATGTGATGAGAATGATCTGAATATAGATCATTTTCTAAGTCAAAGGACATAA